GTCCAATTCTGATCGCCGATGCTCAGCATACCATGAGCGATGTTTGGGTAACGATTACCGTTATTTTGGGGTTGATTGGCGTCTGGCAAGGGCGACTTTTACACCTGCCAATACTACAGTGGTTGGATGTGGTTCTGTCTTTCCCAGTCGCTTTGTTGGTATTTCGCAGCGGTTGGTCAGTTTTGAAAGATAATTTGCCCTGGTTGGTGGATGAAATGGCGATCGCACCGGAGGCTATTCATACTCTAGCCATGCAAGTTCCTGGCGTCATCAATTGCCACGATATTGCTTCCAGGGGTGTCGTCGGACGCCAGGTGTTTATTGAAATGCACCTGATTGTGGATGCCAAAGATGTCGAAGGATCTCACCAAATTACCGAGGAAGTAGAAGCCCGCCTAGCAGAACGGTTCAGCCCGGTAAGGGTCTTAATTCATGTTGAACCGCCTGCCTACAAGTCTGACCAGATCACCTATCACTCTCAATCAAAATAGGGGTAGTTTTCCACAGCAACACCCACTTTTCCACAGATATTGTGCAGTTTTTCCACAAAAAGTTAAGAAAGCGATCGAAATTTTAAATTTCAGATGGCAAATTGCAAATTGAACTTTAAACGCCATCAGCAATCTGAAATTAAGTTAAATCCATTGGTAGGGTGGGCAATGCCCACCCGACTTGTTATACGCAATCCGCTGACCTAACCCCCCTTTTCCTACCTTGTTGTAGAGACGTTTCATGAAACGTCTCTACAACAAGGTAGCCGAGATTTGGTATTACTCCCATTCAATAGTTCCAGGCGGTTTAGAAGTGACATCGTATACCACGCGGTTTACTCCAGGCACTTCGTTGACGATCCGGGTCGAGATAATTTCCAAAAGCTCGTAAGGAACCCGCGCCCAGTCAGCCGTCATGCCATCTTCGCTGGAAACAAAACGCAAAACGATCGGGTAAGCGTAAGTGCGCTTGTCGCCCATCACGCCTACACTGCGGATGGGCAGCAAGACAGCAAAAGCCTGCCACAACAAGCTGTACATCCCCTGACGGTTAATTTCCTGACGGACAATTAAATCTGCATCTCGGAGAATCTCCAGCCGTTCGGACGTAACTTCGCCCAGAATGCGAATTGCCAGTCCAGGACCTGGGAAAGGATGCCGGTTGACAATTTCCTCTGGTAAGCCGATCGAACGACCAACTTTTCGCACTTCATCCTTGAAGAGTTTCCGCAGGGGTTCTACCAGCTTAAAGCGCAGGTCTTTGGGCAAACCGCCAACGTTATGATGGCTTTTAATCTTCACAGCTACCCTTTCCCCCGTTTTGGGGTCAACGTTGGTATCCGCTGATTCAATCACATCCGGGTAGAGGGTGCCTTGGGCGAGGTAATCAAAGGGGCCGAGACGTCTGGATTCCTCTTCAAATACGCTGATAAATTCGTGACCGATACGCCGACGTTTTTCTTCGGGATCGGTGATATCGGCGATCGAACTTAAGAAGCGATCGCGAGCATTCACATACTCCACCCCAATATGGAATTGCTCTTTAAACAGCTTCACCAACCGCTCTGGCTCATGTTTACGCATGAAGCCTTGGTCGATGAACATACAAGTCAGTTGGTCGCCGATCGCCTTGTGCAGCAAGAATGCCAGCGTCGAAGAATCCACCCCGCCGGAAAGAGCCAGCAATACCCGCTTATCGCCCACTTTGGCCTGGATTTCGCGAATTGATTGCTCAACGAAGGCGGCGGTAGTCCAAGTCGGTTCGCAGTCGCAGATATGGTAAACAAAGTTGCGGATTAAAGCTTGTCCGCCAACCGAATGTACGACTTCTGGATGAAACTGGACGCCGTACAGCTTTTTCTCGTGATGAGCGATCGCAGCAGAGGGAGTATTATCTGTATGAGCTAAGATTTCAAACCCAGGTGGCAGAACGTTACAAGAATCTCCGTGGCTCATCCACATTGTCGTACCATCTTCCACATTGGTCAGCAAATCCGTAGGGTCATCAATAGACAGAGACGCTTTGCCATACTCAGCCCGCTGGGATCGCGTTACTTCGCCACCCTGCTGTTGTACCATCAGCTGCATCCCATAGCAAACGCCCAGTATAGGAATTCCTAGTTCCCAAATCTGGCGATCGCAATGAGGCGCGACCGGATCGTACACCGAGCTTGGGCCACCGGAGAGAATTATTCCCTTGGGATTGAGCTTTAGCAGCTGTTCGGCGGTAGTCCGATAAGATAGAACTTCCGAATATACTTGAGTTTCGCGAATCCGGCGAGCAATCAACTCGGAGTACTGAGAGCCGAAGTCCAGAATCACAATTATCTGGCGATTCAACTGGGCCAAAGATTCGATCGGGAGCGGTTCAGAGGTTTGGAGTGTCACTGATAATTCCAAAAAACAGAGCGTAAAAATGTCGCAATATATATTTATTTATAGAGGGAACCTGGGAGATTGAAAACCCTGTCCCTTTAGGGCTGGATGAAAAGCGACTCAAGTGACTTCAGTCCCAGTCATCTAAAAAATTCCTTTTCTTATTCTTATCTGCGTTCATCTGCGTGTATCTGTCTTCATCTGCGGTAAAAATTTAACCAAAGATCACAACAGACAATTTGACGAGATCGCTCATATACTAATCAAGAACTATCAAAGGTTCTAAAAATAGAGCCAAAGCCAGGAATCGAGTTGGTCGAAAGCACTTATAAAATCAACACAATTGCGACAGCAACGCAGAACCAATTTGGCTTTCGATCAAGATATGACGATCGCGATCGAACAACACCAACCCGACGCAAACCTCCCGTTCGCTGTGAGTGCGGATATAAGCTTGAGAGCGCTTGTCAATAGCTTGAGCGATCGCACTATAAACCAAATTTACCCAATTGCTACTGCTTTTGGCGTCCAACTCCCGCAGGTATTTCAAGGCATCCTCAGCTGTTGCGATCTTCAAAACCTTCTGCAATACTGGTGTCGGTAAACCCACCCCAGCGCAGTGAGCCGTAAGAATTTCTAGGCGTCCATCCGCAAGGTGATGGTGAGTGTGAAAAATGCCGCCAGCCAATTTGATCGGCTTACCGTGGTAGCCAAACAACAAAATTGCCTTAACGCCCTGTAGTCCAGCCTCTACTAGCATTGGCCCCAGCCAGTTGGCAGTTTTCAGCAACCTCTCTGGTGCGATCGTCAATTGTCGTGCCAAGTCTAAACCATTTTCTGCTACACAGAATAGCCCGTCCTAAGCAGTGTGATTTAGATCATAGGTTTGTAGTGACCGATCGCAAACCAATGAACGCTATTTTGTTTCACTCTATAAGAGTATCGTTGGGCTACAAGCCCTGCATTTGTGACCACCGCGTCCTGGAGCTTCCAATGGAACCCCTCATGGACTTAATGTCTAATTTCCCTCATTTACTCAACCCAGTAGAAAGTGGACGACCCCGCACCGTTGTCCTCAGACCCAATGGCTGTCTTGATGGTATGAGCTGCCCAGCCTTTACGAAAGCCCTAGAACAAGCCCTGGAAATAACAACCGATACCGTGGTTGTCGATCTCCTATGGGTAGACAACGTGGAAGCGGAGGGAGTCAACAGTCTGATTACTGGGCTCAAACGAGCCGCAGCCCTGGGCAAAACTCTTTCGTTGCGATTTATGGATGTTGGAACTCAAGCAGCAGTTGAAGCGGCGCGTACTCACCAGTATGCCTAGCGATATAGCAAAGTGCTGAGTGCTATCTTTGTGTCAGTTTTATGTACCAGTGTCAATGGATTCACCGCAAACCGGAATGCGCTTAGTTTTTTGTGGTAAGTATAATAGCCTCATCTGGTTTGAAATAGATGAGGCAAAATCTTTTTTTACTATTTCATCAATTCCCTTGCCTTAGCCTCAACAATCGCTAGAGCCTTGTCTTCAAGGGAAACCGTGAGTTCCTCCAAGTCCCGATACCGATAGGTCTGGAGTAACCAAGGGTATGGCTGTCCATCCTCAAATATGAGGCATTCACCAGATGTTGCTTGCACTAACGGCTGCACGAATACACGCTTCTGTTGAAAAGCAAGGTGCTGCAATTGCTGCGAAATCCCGTTGGCATCTGTGAGGTCAACAATGATGAAACGAGCCATATTAGCCAAACAGGAAATAGTCTCGGTAAAATCGCGATCGGCTGGTTTGCCCAGATCGAATACCACTGGCAAATAAGAGCGAAGGCGAAGTCGATCCCGAATGACATCCAGGATATCTTTGCGCTTTGCCGATGTGAAATTACCCAATACCAGTACTACTTCCGAGGGAAAAGTATTGACGATCTGGCGGATTTTCTTGTGGTTGAGTAGCAGATAAATGAACTGGGCTACCTCAAGATTATCTACTGCGATCGCAGGTTCGCCAGGAGGCGCGATTTCCAAATTAGACTGCTTGGCACCTTGCAGATTTAAATCCCAGCAGGAAATCCCGTAAATTGAACAACCAGTCAGGTTAGCATCCTCAAAATTCGTCTTCAGCAACCTTGCCCCCATCAAGTTTACCTTATCCAGATTTGCCCGCCGCAGATCCGCCGCTTGTAGATCGGCTCCGCTCAAATTTGCTCCCCGCAGATTCGCATCGCTGAGGTTTGTCCCCAGCAAGTAGGCCCCCCGCAAATCTGCCTCGCTCAGGTTTGCTTCAATTGCGTAGGTTCCAGATAAGTCTGCCTGACCCAGGTATGCCCATTGCAGATCCGCCCCATTCAGGTTCACCCGGCTCAAATTCGCCTCAAATAGGTAAGCTTCGCTCAGGTTTGCTTCGCAAAGATTAGCCTCAGAGAAATCTGCATTGCTCAGGTATGCCTGACTCAGATTAGCTCCACTAAGGTCGCTAAAGCGCAGAGTTGCCCCCATTAAATTAGCTCCGCTGAGGTCGCAAGAGCGCAAATCGGCCTCCATTAAGTTAACTCCACCGAGATCTTCCTGTTGGAGTTCTGCCTCACTTAGGTCTGGTCGCGTTTCAGGATTCTTTTCCCTCCATTCATTCCAGACATTCACCCCTTTCTTGAGCAAAGCCAACTGTTGCTCGTTTGCCATGCCACTCAACCCCTGTTTTTGTTTGCGTATTTGCGGTTCGTATCTTAGGACTTACGCATTCGATTTTGCACCCACAACGTCTGTAGGGGCAATTCATGAATTGCCCCTACATCTAGGGTGAAAAGCGCCAACAATCATGGTAAGTCCTGTATATATAACTTACGCTTCCCTTCTGCTGCTCTAGAGATTAAAGGAGCATTATTGGGAAACCTATAAAAAGGGCAACACCCCAGATATCCAACCAGTGCTTATCCATGTCGTATCGGTGTTTGGAGCTAAAGAGTTATAGTGCTACGCACTCTCGTCTGTGGCCGTTGCGCGATGCACCCCTATCGATCGCGCGATCGATGTCATTCATCTAGCGGCAGACATCAAAGTTTTATTTTTGTATCAATAGATTGAGAGGTATATCTTTCCACAGAAAGCTGCCCGCCAGAGAACTCCCAATCTATTGTTGTCTCATCCCCCACCTTCTGGGCAAAGCTTCGTAGGTTCTCTTTATTTAGTGAGGAATTAAGTGGTTGCCTATTCCAACCAATCGCGTTCTGTAGTCGAATCTGGTTCTGAAATATCTCCTCTGACTAATGAAGTTATAGAGATCGTTAGGGTAGCAGAAACCTTACAGCCTCCCAACTATACTCTCAAATTTTCCAAAGAAGCCATTCGATCGAGTTTGAGGGCGTCTACTTGGGATGGCGTCTTTGCTGCCATCTTTGCCAATATTACCGGCGGCGTTTTGCTGACTAATTTTTTACTGCAACTGAATGCCACCCCTATGGAAATTGGCATTCTGTCCTCCATTCCCATGTTGGTGAATTTGCTCCAGCCTGTGGGAGCTTATCTGGCAAGCAAAACCACCAGCCGCTTCAAGTACGACCTGTCGGCCTTTGGCCCATCGCGGCTGTTGTGGTTGATTTTAGTGCTGGGAATTTGGTTAGCTAGCGGGAATAACACGGATAAGCACAATTTGTTGCGATGGACATTATGTATAGTCCTAGCAAGCAATATATTAAACTCTTTGGGGTGCGCCTCCTGGCTGAGTTGGATGGCTACTTTGGTTCCAGGACGGTTGCGTGGGAGATATTTCGGCATTCGTAATAGTGCTGCTAACTTGACAAATCTTATCTCTATACCTTTACTGGGTTTAGCAGTGTCGGCTTGGCCTGGTGGCACGATTCAGGGTTACGGTGCGGTCTTGTTACTCGGAGTCGTATTTGGCCTAATTAGTCTTGGCTGTCAGCGCTTTATGGCCGATGTTAACCCCCAGGAACAGCTCGGCGCTCTTGAGCGCTTGTGCAGAGGAGCAGGGGAGCAGGGGAATTTTTTAACTCAAAACTCAGAACTTGATACTCAAAGCTCTCTGAGTTCCCAGTCCCCAGTCGCCAATAATTTTCTGAGATTTTTGCTTTACTTTGGTTTTTGGACATTCGCCGCCAATGTGAGCAGTCCATTTTTCAACCTTTACCTGCTTGATGACCTGGCTATAGATGTTACCTGGGTAACGGTCTATAACAGTTTGTCGTCTGGCGCTAATTTGCTGATGTTGGTTATCTGGGGTAAGCTGGCCGATCGAATTGGCAATCGCCCAATTCTGCTATTCGTTGGTATCCTGGTGGCGGTGACGCCTTTTCTCTGGCTGGGAACTGGCAATAATGCTATTTCCCTGTGGGTATGGCTACCGCTATTACACCTGCTCACTGGTGGAACTTGGGCAGCTATTGATTTGTGCAACAACAATATCCAGATGGGTATAGCACCGGATCGAAATCAAGCTACCTATTTTGCTCTAGTAGCTGCTGTCGGCGGAGTCGGCGGTGCTTTGGCAACAACTGCCGCTGGTTTTCTGGCCCAGTTCGGCAATATCGGCGGTTTGCCGGGACTTTTTGCCCTCTCAACTGTTCTGCGACTAATTGCTCTGTTCCCTCTTCTGTTTGTACGGGAGCAACGCAGTCAGCCGCTAATTCAGGTGATGCGTGAGCTCCAACAAATCTGTGTTTCACCCAGAGCGCTCTTACTCTCAAAACCTCATCTGATTCCTGTTAGAATAATTGAATCTACAAAGGAAACTAGCAACTAGGGCATTGGACATTGGGGTCAGTTTGGGCATTGGGCATGGGAAAAAGAACTTTTTGCCTATTCCCTATGCCCAAGAACAAATTGCTAAACATAGATAAATTTACAAAATAATTACATTGTTTAGAACTGCCAAAATAGATAACAACAGGTTTAATGATTATTCTCGACAATGGAAGTTTTCCCAAAAAAAATTAGCTATTTCAAATTTGGCATAATTTTTATGAGGCAATAGGAAAAGTAATCTCAGTCAACGTCCCTATTTTTACAGAACAGTCCTACCATAGTCAGTGTACCCCGGCCAAATTTTTTGCAGCTACACATATAAAACCGGATAGGGTTACGGCATCTTTACCCTACAGCAAACTGAGCAGAATCAAGGCATGAACCAAGTAGATTACCTCCGTATCAGCTTAATCGATCGCTGCAATTTCCGGTGTCAGTATTGTATGCCGGAAGGAGCAGAGCTAGACTATATTTTGCAGCAACAGCTGTTGACCGATGAGGAATTGCTGACCCTGCTGAAGGAAGTTTTTATCCCTGTGGGATTTACCCGATTTCGCCTGACTGGGGGTGAGCCGCTGCTGCGTCCGCGTGTTGTAGAGTTGGTAAAGGCGATCGCATCTCTTCCCCAAACCCAAGATCTCTCAATGACTACCAACGGGTTTTTACTCGCTGGGATGGCGCAAGATTTATACGATGCGGGGTTGCGCCGAATTAATATCAGTCTCGATTCCCTCGATCCCGAAACTTTTGATAAAATTATTGGCAATCGCAGTCGATCGCGCTGGCAGCAGGTTTGGAATGGGATACAAGCTGCTCATCGGGTCGGATTTGACCCCCTCAAGCTCAATGTAGTGCTAATTCCAGGAGTGAACGATCGCGAAATTCTCGATTTAGCCGCTCTTACCCTTGACAGAGAATGGCACGTCCGATTTATTGAATTTATGCCGATTGGCAATGCTGAGATGTTTGGTTCTAGCGGTTGGGTGCCTTCCGAAGAGTTGAGGCAACAAATTCGCGAACGTTGGGGCTTGACAGAAGGGCAAGTTCGTGGTTGTGGCCCTGCCGATGTGTTTAAGATACCGGGAGCCAAGGGAACGTTAGGATTTATCAGTCAGATGTCGGAGTGTTTTTGCGATCGCTGTAACCGGATGCGCCTTTCGGCAGATGGCTGGTTGCGTCCCTGTCTTTTGAACGAAACCGGACAAATTGACCTAAAAAGCTCACTTAGAGCCGGAGTTAGCACAACCGAGTTATGCGACCGCGTGGGTGACTTACTGGCAATTAAACCAGAGATTAACTTCAAGCAACGCTATTCAGGCAGCGCCGGTACTTACACCCGCACCATGTCGCAAATCGGTGGCTGAAATAATTTCAGATTTTAGATTTTAGATTCAATCCAAAATCTAAAATCCAAAATCTAAAATCGTTAAGCTTGCCGTGAGTAGTACTCAACAATCAGCAATTCGTTAACTTGTAACGCCACCCATTCGCGCTCAATCACACCATTCACCTTGCCAATGAGCTTGTTCTTATCAAACTCAAGATGATTGGGTAGATTTGCCAAACCGGGGTATTGCAGGTTAGCTTCTACCAGCTTGCGGGAGTGTTCCTTGTCTCTGACGGCAATAACTTCTCCGGGTCTGCAACTGTAGCTGGGAATGTCCACCACACGACCGTTAATGGTGATGTGACCGTGATTTACCAGCTGACGGGCTGCTGGTATAGTGGGAGCCATACCCATACGAAAGACCGTGTTATCCAGGCGCATTTCCAGCAATTGCAACAGCACTTGTCCGGTTGAGCCGGTAACGCGACGGGCTCTACGCACGTAGCGCAGGAGCTGTCTTTCTGTTAAACCATAGTTAAAGCGAAGCTTTTGCTTTTCTTCTAAACGGATGGCATACTCAGAGCGCTTCTTGCGGTTCTGACCGTGCTGACCTGGGGGGTAGGCTCGTCTTGCGGACTTACGGGTTAAGCCGGGTAAGTCACCCAAACGACGAACTATTCTGAGGCGTGGGCCTCTATATCGCGACATTCCGCTTCCTCTCTAGACCTTTATCAAATAATAGCCAGACTTTCTAGTATCGCAAAATTTTACCGAAAATATCAATAAGGAGGTAAAATTTGTGCGATCGCATGACCCGCTACTTAAATCTGGAAACAGCACTTACTCCTTTCTGGCTCTCAAGAATATCTATAAGGCCGCAGAGGGGCTCCAGGGGCATAGGGGAAAAAGAATGATAGATAATCTTCTGGCCCGAAGGGAGTAAGCAAGGTGGCTCGATCGAGCAAGAATCCCCAAAATCTTAAAATTGGGAATGTCAATAAAATTCATACCGGCAAAAATTTGTCAAAGTAAAACCATTATGGGAATGCGTTTGGGCAATAAATCGTTTCGTTTAATTGGCTTTTGGGCCCCGCCGCTTTGGACGCTGTTGTCGCTGGCGGTTGTGATGCCCAGCAAACCTGCTGAGGCAGTTTACCGCAATAATTTCCAACTGTGCGCCTCGGAGTTGTTGCGTGCTGGTATATCTGCTGCGGTAGCAGCGGACGCCTGTGCGGCATCGCTCTATCCTAAAGACTTAACCATCTGCGTTACTCAGATTTACCAGCAGACGAACATCGCCGCTAGGGATGCCCTTTCCACTTGTACAAAGGTGCGCCGTCCCCGCGATTTGGCAACTTGCGTGGTGAACATCAGCAACGGCACCCAAAACTCACCGGCTCCAGATGTTTTGGATAACTGCCGCCGCAGTCTTTTGCCGGTACGTTTTGCTGAGTGCGTGGTGGGATTGAATCGCGAAGTAGATTTTTCTGTGGGTCAAGTGATGGGAACCTGTATTGATGCGAGCGATCGGCCCCAGGATTTCTACCCCCCCGGTGTAGTACCAAGGCGCACTTCGTCACCCGATCGGCCAATATTGGTGCCCCCGAATGCAGCGCCGCTTGGGCCAACGAGATTGCCAGTGTTGCCGATCGAGCCGCGTGGTTTCTAAAGAATCTTGGCTTTCAGGGCTTTCGCAAATAAAGAATGATAATTTCTAGGTCAGATGCAAAATCTTTCTTGGGCAAATGCGAAAGCCCTTACAGGTACGTAGTTGCGCTTTAGCGCTCAAAGAGCGCTAAAGCGCAACTACGTACTAATATCCATTCCGAACAACAGCCAATGGAACTAACTAGCAACTTGAGTTAATCACCAAAAATGTCGGCGCTTTTTCCTTACCCTCTACCCACTAAGCACTTACGTAGTTATCTTATTGATAATCAACAAAAATGTCAGCGCTCTTTTCTTCGCCCCTACCCAGGCGGCTCTGGTGCCTACGGTATATAGTCCAGGAATAACATCAGCGTATTGCAATGCACCCTAAACACGCTAATACAAAGTCGAAGGTGAAAAGTAAAAAGGTAAAAGAAAGAGGGAAAAAAGATATGTCAGTTTTGTCTATTGCCCTTTGCCTTTTGACCGAAAACCCAAAAAGTCTCAAGCCCCCGACTGAAAGTTGTAAAGAAGAAAAAAACCTTTTCAGTATTGCTTGCCCTCTCTCGACCATTTGGGGGTCAATCCAAAATCCAAAATCCAAAATCCAAAATCGATTGACCTATCTAGCGCTAAGTCTGATAGTGCTGACTGGAAACCTGTATACTGAAGCGCTGAAAGCCCAGACGATTACCCCGACTCCAAGCCAAATACCCAACCCGATTCTCCCGACACCGCAGCCTCTGCCTGAGCTTACCCCACTACCGCCGCCAGAGGAACTTCTGCAACCGCCTACCAGAGAGACTCCCACAGTCCCAGAACAAGCCCCCGGTAACCTTAGTAACGCCATCAAAGTTGAACGCTACGAGATTGTCGGCAGCACTGTCTTCAGCCGCGAAGAGTTTGACAAAGTACTGAAGCCCTTCGTGGGGGAGGTTTCCTTTGCCCAGTTGCTTGAAGCTCGTTCTGCGGTGACTAAGCTATACATTGACAATGGGTATATCACTTCTGGTGCCTTTATCCCGCCCCAAATGCTTACAGGTGGCACAGTCAAAATTCAGGTGGTGGAAGGTGCTGTAGAAGAAATCAGAGTCAACGGTAGTGGGCGTTTGAATCCCAACTATGTGCGATCGCGCGTAGCCCTGGGCACCAACAAACCCCTGAAGGTCAGCCGCCTGCTGGAATCCCTGCAACTGCTGCAACTCAACCCCTTAATCAGAAATATCTCCGCCGAACTATCAGCGGGATCGCGTCCTGGATTAAGTGTGCTGGAGGTAACAGTACGACCCGCCAGAACCGAAGATGTTCAAATCACCCTCGATAACGGTCGTGCCCCCAGCGTGGGCACCTTCCGCCGGGGCATAGCCTTTACCGAAGCCAATTTGCTGGGACAGGGAGATAGCCTAACCGTGTCCTACGCCAACACCCTGGGCAGCCACGAAGTAGACGCCAGCTACATCTATCCCGTAAATGCCCGCAACGGCACCGTCCGTCTCAGCTTTGGCTTCACCAAAAGCAGCATCATTGAGGAACCCTTCGACCAAGTGGACATTGAGGCGGTTTCCCGCGATTACGAGCTGACGTACCGACAGCCAATTATTCAAACTCCTACCCAAGAATTCGCCCTTGGTTTGACCGCTTCTAGGCGCGAAAGTAAGACATTCCTATTAGATGAGCCTTTCCAGCTTTCCCCAGGAGCTGACGACGAAGGACGCACCAGTATCTCAGCGATCAGGTTTTTCCAGGAATGGACGCAGCGAGGCAGTCGTTCTGTCTTTGCTGCTAGGTCGCAGTTCAATTTCGGAATAGGTGCCTTTGATGCCTCGATTAACGAACGCTTTCCCGATAGCCGATTTGTCGGTTGGCGGGGACAGGCGCAGTGGTTGCGCCTTCTAGGCTCTTCAGAAAACGCAGCCTCCAGTTCTCCTGTACTGTTGCTCCGCGCAGATGTGCAGTTAGGCGATCGCGCCCTGTTACCATTGGAGCAGTTCGGTGTGGGCGGCAATGAAAGCGTGCGGGGATACCGCCAAGACACCTTGCTAACCGATAACGGCGTTTTTGCTTCCGCCGAAGTCCGATTTCCGGTTTATCGTCTCCGCGATCGGCAAGGTGTCTTGCAAATCATCCCGTTTGTTGATGTGGGCAAAGGGTGGAACAGTTCTGGAAGATTAAATCCAGACCCCAATAACCTCGCTGCAGTCGGACTCGGCATACAGTGGCAAATGGGTGACAAACTGCGGGCTCGCATAGATTATGGCATCCCGCTGATTCATATTGATGACACCGATCGAACTTTGCAGGAAAAGGGGTTGTATTTTTTCTTGCAATATAATCCTTTCTGACAATTCGGCTCTTTCGGAGTTGCTATGCTTTTGTTCAATTTCAGAACATTTTTATTTCTTTTCTCCTCTGCTCCCCTGCCCCTCTGCCCCTCTGCTCAAATAGCATAGTCAGTAAAGAAGATCCCCTTTTCATATCTGCGTTTATCTGCGTTCATCCCTCTTCATCTGCGGTAAAAAATTAACCAACGATGAAAACAGACAATTTCTGGATATCGCTTATGTACTGTCGATTCAAACGAACAGCATATAAAGCGGTTTGCGATTGAATGAGGTACACCTCAGAAATCTGGTTTCTTTGAAAAACCGGGTTTATTTAATAATAAAGTATGGCTAAAATTTTAGTTCCACCTTTAATAAAGTTGCTGAAAGTTTTGGTAGTATCGATCGCGCTAGCCTACTCATCCGCCTGTCTATTTCTTTTTTGGTGGCAGAATCACTTCATCTTTTTTCCATCTTCTGTAATTGAAATAACGCCTGCTACTTTTGCCCGCTTTGAGGATGTTTGGTTGCCAGTATTTAACAGTTACGGCAAAGTCGAACGCATTCATGGCTGGTGGATTCGCGGAAAAGGGCAAAGAACACTATTATATCTGCATGGCAATGGGATTAATATAGGAGCCAATGTCTATCATGCGATT
The window above is part of the Argonema galeatum A003/A1 genome. Proteins encoded here:
- the moaA gene encoding GTP 3',8-cyclase MoaA, with translation MNQVDYLRISLIDRCNFRCQYCMPEGAELDYILQQQLLTDEELLTLLKEVFIPVGFTRFRLTGGEPLLRPRVVELVKAIASLPQTQDLSMTTNGFLLAGMAQDLYDAGLRRINISLDSLDPETFDKIIGNRSRSRWQQVWNGIQAAHRVGFDPLKLNVVLIPGVNDREILDLAALTLDREWHVRFIEFMPIGNAEMFGSSGWVPSEELRQQIRERWGLTEGQVRGCGPADVFKIPGAKGTLGFISQMSECFCDRCNRMRLSADGWLRPCLLNETGQIDLKSSLRAGVSTTELCDRVGDLLAIKPEINFKQRYSGSAGTYTRTMSQIGG
- a CDS encoding pentapeptide repeat-containing protein, whose protein sequence is MANEQQLALLKKGVNVWNEWREKNPETRPDLSEAELQQEDLGGVNLMEADLRSCDLSGANLMGATLRFSDLSGANLSQAYLSNADFSEANLCEANLSEAYLFEANLSRVNLNGADLQWAYLGQADLSGTYAIEANLSEADLRGAYLLGTNLSDANLRGANLSGADLQAADLRRANLDKVNLMGARLLKTNFEDANLTGCSIYGISCWDLNLQGAKQSNLEIAPPGEPAIAVDNLEVAQFIYLLLNHKKIRQIVNTFPSEVVLVLGNFTSAKRKDILDVIRDRLRLRSYLPVVFDLGKPADRDFTETISCLANMARFIIVDLTDANGISQQLQHLAFQQKRVFVQPLVQATSGECLIFEDGQPYPWLLQTYRYRDLEELTVSLEDKALAIVEAKARELMK
- a CDS encoding MFS transporter, which translates into the protein MVAYSNQSRSVVESGSEISPLTNEVIEIVRVAETLQPPNYTLKFSKEAIRSSLRASTWDGVFAAIFANITGGVLLTNFLLQLNATPMEIGILSSIPMLVNLLQPVGAYLASKTTSRFKYDLSAFGPSRLLWLILVLGIWLASGNNTDKHNLLRWTLCIVLASNILNSLGCASWLSWMATLVPGRLRGRYFGIRNSAANLTNLISIPLLGLAVSAWPGGTIQGYGAVLLLGVVFGLISLGCQRFMADVNPQEQLGALERLCRGAGEQGNFLTQNSELDTQSSLSSQSPVANNFLRFLLYFGFWTFAANVSSPFFNLYLLDDLAIDVTWVTVYNSLSSGANLLMLVIWGKLADRIGNRPILLFVGILVAVTPFLWLGTGNNAISLWVWLPLLHLLTGGTWAAIDLCNNNIQMGIAPDRNQATYFALVAAVGGVGGALATTAAGFLAQFGNIGGLPGLFALSTVLRLIALFPLLFVREQRSQPLIQVMRELQQICVSPRALLLSKPHLIPVRIIESTKETSN
- a CDS encoding cation diffusion facilitator family transporter, with the translated sequence MVLDNRSEVKKVLLITLLLNVLVMAIKAGVGWSTGSLSLLADALHSVTDSANNILGLIATRLASPEPDRDHPYGHQKFDALGALGIAAFLGVACFEILKGGIERTIDGFQHGLKPIAISPSELWILLIVLGINIFVTFYERRVGVRVGSPILIADAQHTMSDVWVTITVILGLIGVWQGRLLHLPILQWLDVVLSFPVALLVFRSGWSVLKDNLPWLVDEMAIAPEAIHTLAMQVPGVINCHDIASRGVVGRQVFIEMHLIVDAKDVEGSHQITEEVEARLAERFSPVRVLIHVEPPAYKSDQITYHSQSK
- the rpsD gene encoding 30S ribosomal protein S4; its protein translation is MSRYRGPRLRIVRRLGDLPGLTRKSARRAYPPGQHGQNRKKRSEYAIRLEEKQKLRFNYGLTERQLLRYVRRARRVTGSTGQVLLQLLEMRLDNTVFRMGMAPTIPAARQLVNHGHITINGRVVDIPSYSCRPGEVIAVRDKEHSRKLVEANLQYPGLANLPNHLEFDKNKLIGKVNGVIEREWVALQVNELLIVEYYSRQA
- the guaA gene encoding glutamine-hydrolyzing GMP synthase; this encodes MTLQTSEPLPIESLAQLNRQIIVILDFGSQYSELIARRIRETQVYSEVLSYRTTAEQLLKLNPKGIILSGGPSSVYDPVAPHCDRQIWELGIPILGVCYGMQLMVQQQGGEVTRSQRAEYGKASLSIDDPTDLLTNVEDGTTMWMSHGDSCNVLPPGFEILAHTDNTPSAAIAHHEKKLYGVQFHPEVVHSVGGQALIRNFVYHICDCEPTWTTAAFVEQSIREIQAKVGDKRVLLALSGGVDSSTLAFLLHKAIGDQLTCMFIDQGFMRKHEPERLVKLFKEQFHIGVEYVNARDRFLSSIADITDPEEKRRRIGHEFISVFEEESRRLGPFDYLAQGTLYPDVIESADTNVDPKTGERVAVKIKSHHNVGGLPKDLRFKLVEPLRKLFKDEVRKVGRSIGLPEEIVNRHPFPGPGLAIRILGEVTSERLEILRDADLIVRQEINRQGMYSLLWQAFAVLLPIRSVGVMGDKRTYAYPIVLRFVSSEDGMTADWARVPYELLEIISTRIVNEVPGVNRVVYDVTSKPPGTIEWE
- a CDS encoding STAS domain-containing protein, whose product is MEPLMDLMSNFPHLLNPVESGRPRTVVLRPNGCLDGMSCPAFTKALEQALEITTDTVVVDLLWVDNVEAEGVNSLITGLKRAAALGKTLSLRFMDVGTQAAVEAARTHQYA